One genomic region from Mangifera indica cultivar Alphonso chromosome 17, CATAS_Mindica_2.1, whole genome shotgun sequence encodes:
- the LOC123200370 gene encoding transcription factor MYB1-like, protein MGRNPCCVKEGLNRGAWTAREDKILKDYVAEHGEGRWRNLPRKAGLQRCGKSCRLRWLNYLRPDIKRGNISRDEEELIIRLHKLLGNRWSLIAGRLPGRTDNEIKNYWNTNLAKKLHQQPHPPLKMEPDEHVIIRTKAVRCCRVSLNPENWKKSENFGTNVDSKAGASMLQDAEDKSISMEFNNRTSSSFGDEGNNNNQSDLLLDFNVGEFSLSDLLNSDICGTSSATHSNNDGNILTPNSSEIPPFFSDEMLQDFWSVDANVASNLHYSFTSLFETTGGDWLPDAY, encoded by the exons ATGGGAAGGAATCCTTGTTGTGTAAAGGAAGGTTTGAATAGAGGTGCTTGGACTGCTCGTGAAGACAAAATCCTCAAAGACTATGTTGCAGAACACGGCGAAGGCCGATGGAGAAACCTCCCTAGAAAAGCCG GTCTACAGAGATGCGGGAAGAGTTGCAGGCTCCGTTGGTTAAATTATCTGAGACCAGATATTAAGAGAGGGAATATCTCACGGGATGAAGAAGAGCTAATCATCAGACTTCACAAACTCTTGGGGAACAG ATGGAGTCTGATAGCTGGGCGGCTTCCAGGGCGAACAGACAATGAAATAAAGAACTACTGGAATACAAACCTAGCCAAAAAGCTTCATCAACAACCCCACCCACCATTGAAGATGGAACCAGATGAACATGTAATAATACGAACCAAGGCAGTTAGATGCTGCAGGGTTTCATTAAATCCAGAGAACTGGAAAAAGAGTGAAAATTTTGGCACCAACGTTGACTCAAAGGCAGGAGCATCAATGCTGCAGGATGCAGAAGATAAATCAATATCAATGGAATTTAATAATCGGACGTCGTCTTCCTTTGGTGATgaaggaaataataataatcaatcgGATTTACTGTTGGACTTCAACGTGGGAGAGTTTAGTTTATCAGATCTTCTAAATTCCGACATATGTGGAACCTCTTCAGCTACTCACAGCAACAATGACGGTAACATATTAACTCCTAATTCTTCCGAAATACCTCCATTCTTCTCTGACGAAATGCTCCAAGACTTCTGGAGTGTTGACGCGAATGTGGCTTCAAATCTCCATTATTCATTCACTTCGCTTTTCGAGACGACTGGAGGGGACTGGCTACCGGATGCCTATTGA
- the LOC123201090 gene encoding LOW QUALITY PROTEIN: DNA-directed RNA polymerase III subunit RPC4-like (The sequence of the model RefSeq protein was modified relative to this genomic sequence to represent the inferred CDS: inserted 1 base in 1 codon), with protein sequence MGGASTSIKSYGVTKGGGSSNTAGLSGLREEKEYKEPWDYYSYHPVTLPLRRPYSGSPELLDEEEFGDASETLDYGQSSMKPAEELGLIEENLEPSMFFLQLPPTMPMKKRSTTGXRPQGGARTMERTCSLDELPAGFMGKMLVYKSGIVKLKLGETLYDVTPGLDCMFAQDVVAINKAEKHCCVVGEPCKRAILTPDVHSFLSGFADL encoded by the exons ATGGGGGGTGCATCAACTTCTATAAAATCATATGGTGTTACCAAAGGTGGGGGTAGCAGTAACACAGCTGGGCTTAGTG GTTTAAGGGAGGAGAAAGAATACAAGGAACCATGG GACTATTACAGCTATCATCCTGTGACTCTTCCGCTGAGGAGACCATACTCAGGAAGTCCAG AGCTTCTTGATGAGGAGGAATTTGGTGACGCTTCAGAAACCTTGGATTATGGTCAAAGTTCAATGAAGCCAGCTGAAGAACTTGGTCTAATA GAGGAGAATCTGGAACCAAGCATGTTTTTTCTTCAACTGCCACCTACAATGCCTATGAAAAAGCGATCAACGACAG GAAGGCCACAGGGGGGTGCAAGAACTATGGAGAGGACATGTAGTTTAGATGAGTTACCAGCAGGTTTTATGGGTAAAATGCTAGTATACAAAAGTGGTATTGTCAAGCTGAAGCTGGGTGAAACCCTTTATGAT GTTACCCCAGGTTTGGATTGTATGTTTGCTCAGGATGTCGTTGCTATAAACAAGGCGGAGAAGCACTGCTGCGTTGTTGGGGAGCCCTGCAAGCGTGCTATCTTGACTCCAGATGTGCATTCCTTTTTAAGCGGTTTTGCTGATTTATAA
- the LOC123200113 gene encoding mediator of RNA polymerase II transcription subunit 20a: MPIKWVLHWQPNAGTTVNSQILSEVSQCVESINGVKEGRWKATLTFYKPMLRDQAFAGEFPRDFLGISVPEQPNKYYFVIRAQRIVMEADSSIQTIMEKLQSYKMRVALNFEGVQYQLGDFQLRVGKVVPFHSENLRGIVMEVEYLPISSMEKSRQIMEEFLDIWQEALSKRSLPGQFMHMEPNFTEYGLLDLYTSQHTAVQYATVMAQLIASVQSGQAARN; this comes from the exons ATGCCCATTAAATG GGTTTTGCATTGGCAACCAAATGCAGGCACAACTGTCAACAGTCAAATCTTAAGCGAAGTCTCGCAGTGCGTTGAGAGCATCAACGGCGTTAAAGAAGGCCGCTGGAAAGCTACTCTCACATTCTACAAACCCATGTTACGAG ACCAGGCTTTTGCGGGGGAATTCCCGCGAGATTTTCTGGGGATATCAGTTCCAGAACAGCCAAACAAGTATTATTTCGTAATACGGGCTCAACGGATCGTTATGGAAGCTGATTCCTCCATTCAGACTATAATGGAGAAGTTGCAGTCTTACAAAATGAGAGTGGCTCTAAATTTTGAG GGGGTTCAATATCAACTAGGTGATTTCCAATTGAGAGTGGGAAAAGTTGTGCCATTTCATTCTGAAAATTTAAGAGGAATAGTTATGGAG GTGGAGTACCTTCCTATTTCTTCAATGGAAAAATCCAGGCAAATTATGGAAGAATTTCTAGACATATGGCAAGAAGCGCTGTCGAAAAGATCATTGCCAGGTCAGTTTATGCATATGGAACCTAATTTTACTGAGTATGGCCTCCTAGACCTGTATACATCTCAGCACACGGCGGTTCAGTATGCTACTGTTATGGCCCAACTAATTGCATCTGTTCAAAGTGGGCAGGCTGCGAGAAATTAG
- the LOC123200540 gene encoding LOW QUALITY PROTEIN: protein CTR9 homolog (The sequence of the model RefSeq protein was modified relative to this genomic sequence to represent the inferred CDS: inserted 1 base in 1 codon), protein MACVYIPVQNSEEEVRVALDQLPRDASDILDILKAEQAPLDLWLIIAREYFKQGKVEQFRQILEEGSSPEIDEYYADVRYERIAILNALGAYYTYLGKIETKQREKEEHFILATQYYNKASRIDMHEPSTWVGKGQLLLAKGEVEQASSAFKIVLEADHDNVPALLGQACVEFNRGRYNDSLEMYKRALLVYPDCPGAVRLGIGLCRYKLGQFEKARQAFQRSLQVISENVEALVALAIMDLHANEATGIRRGMEKMQRAFEIYPYCAMSLNYLANHFFFTGQHFLVEQLTETALAVTNHGPTKSHSYYNLARSYHSKGDYEKAGLYYMASVKEINKPHEFIFPYYGLGQVQLKLGDFRSALTNFEKVLEIYPDNCETLKALGHIYIQLGQVEKAQEHMRKAAKIDPRDAQAFIDMGELLISSDTSAALDAFKTARTLXEKGGQEVPIEMLNNIGVLHFEKEEFELAQQSFKDALGDGIWITLLDNKVNTCAVDASASIFKYKYTQLFHQLEEDGRTVELPWNKVTVLFNLARLLEQLHNSEAASILYHLILYKYPEYVDAYLRLAAIAKARNNLQLSIELVNEVLKVNGKHPNALSMLGDLELKNDDWVKAKETFRAASDATDGKDSYSTLSLGNWNYYAALRNEKRNPKLEATHLEKSKELYTRVLLQHASNLYAANGAGVVLAEKGHFDVSKDIFTQVQEAASGSVFVQMPDVWINLAHVYFAQGNFALAVKMYQNCLRKFYHNTDSQILLYLARTHYEAEQWQDCKKTLLRAIHLAPSNYTLRFDAGVAMQKFSASTLQKTKRTADEVRSTVAELENAVRIFSQLSAASNLHLHGFDEKKINTHVEYCKHLLDAAKVHREAAEREEQQTRQRQEAARQVALAEEARRKAEEQKKFLLERRKQEDELKRVRQQEEHFQRIKEQWKSSSSKRRERPDNEDDEGGHSEKRRRKGGKRRKKEKSPKSRYDTHDAEADMMDDQEEIDDEDANMNYRESHHTSDQEEYAEENAQDRLAAAGLEDSDAEDEMPSSSAFRRRRALSESDDDEQYRKQTPSSPTRDTTAELQDIDGGVREDDDKMNGDNGSEDD, encoded by the exons atggCGTGCGTGTACATACCGGTGCAGAACTCGGAGGAGGAGGTCAGAGTGGCGCTGGATCAGCTCCCTAGAGACGCCTCTGATATACTCGACATTCTCAAGGCTGAGCAGGCACCTCTCGATCTCTGGCTCATCATCGCG AGAGAGTACTTCAAGCAAGGGAAAGTTGAACAATTTCGTCAAATTTTGGAGGAAGGGTCTAGTCCTG AAATTGATGAATATTATGCTGATGTAAGATATGAGAGAATTGCCATCCTAAATGCTTTAGGGGCTTATTACACCTACCTTGGGAAAATTGAGACgaaacaaagagaaaaggaGGAGCATTTTATTCTGGCAACACAATATTACAATAAAGCCTCAAGAATTGACATGCATGAACCTTCTACTTGGGTTGGGAAAG GTCAACTCTTACTGGCTAAGGGTGAAGTAGAGCAGGCATCAAGTGCATTTAAAATTGTGTTAGAGGCAGATCATGATAATGTCCCTGCTCTTCTGGGTCAG GCATGCGTTGAGTTTAATCGTGGTCGCTATAATGATTCATTAGAGATGTATAAG AGGGCCTTGCTAGTCTATCCTGATTGTCCTGGAGCCGTGAGACTTGGAATTGGTCTTTGTCGCTATAAATTGGGACAATTTGAGAAAGCTCGACAGGCATTTCAGCGGTCTTTGCAGGTAAT ATCCGAGAATGTTGAGGCTCTTGTTGCACTTGCTATTATGGATTTGCATGCAAATGAAG CTACTGGGATCAGGAGAGGAATGGAAAAAATGCAGAGAGCATTTGAGATATATCCCTACTGTGCCATGTCTCTGAATTATCTGGCCAATCACTTTTTCTTCACGGGTCAGCATTTCTTAGTTGAGCAACTGACTGAAACAGCGCTTGCTGTGACCAATCATGGGCCAACAAAATCACATTCTTACTATAATTTAGCTCGATCTTATCACAGCAAG GGGGATTATGAAAAAGCCGGGCTCTACTACATGGCATCTGTCAAAGAAATTAATAAGCCCCACGAGTTTATATTTCCATATTATG GTTTGGGACAAGTACAACTGAAGCTTGGAGATTTCAGAAGCGCACTtacaaactttgaaaaagttttGGAGATTTATCCTGATAATTGTGAGACATTGAAA GCTCTCGGTCACATATATATTCAACTAGGACAGGTTGAGAAGGCCCAGGAACATATGAGGAAGGCGGCAAAAATTGATCCACGTGATGCTCAG GCTTTTATTGATATGGGGGAGCTATTGATTTCTTCTGACACCAGTGCTGCTCTTGATGCCTTTAAAACT GCACGAACTC ATGAAAAAGGGGGTCAAGAAGTCCCAATAGAAATGCTGAATAATATTGGTGTTCTGCATTTTGAAAAGGAAGAGTTTGAG ttgGCTCAACAAAGTTTCAAGGATGCTCTGGGCGATGGCATATGGATTACTTTGCTTGATAATAAAGTGAACACCTGTGCTGTTGATGCTAGTGCATCCATTTTTAAATACAAGTACACACAATTATTTCATCAACTTGAGGAAGATGGTCGTACTGTGGAACTACCATGGAATAAGGTCACTGTGTTATTTAACCTGGCCAGATTACTGGAGCAGTTACATAACTCAGAAGCTGCAAGCATATTGTACCATTTGATATTGTATAAG TATCCAGAATATGTAGATGCTTATCTGAGGCTTGCTGCAATTGCAAAAGCTCGAAATAATCTTCAACTAAGTATTGAACTG GTTAATGAGGTTTTGAAGGTGAATGGCAAACACCCAAATGCATTATCTATGCTTGGTGACTTGGAACTTAAAAATGATGACTGGGTTAAGGCAAAAGAAACTTTCCGTGCTGCCAGTGATGCAACTGATGGGAAGGATTCTTACTCCACTCTTTCTCTG GGGAACTGGAATTACTATGCTGCTCTTCGCAATGAAAAACGAAACCCTAAGTTGGAAGCAACCCATTTGGAAAAATCAAAGGAACTCTACACCAGA gTTCTACTGCAGCACGCATCCAATCTATATGCTGCAAATGGTGCTGGAGTGGTCTTAGCAGAAAAAGGCCACTTTGATGTTTCAAAAGATATTTTTACACAG GTTCAAGAAGCCGCAAGTGGAAGTGTCTTTGTCCAGATGCCCGATGTGTGGATAAATTTGGCACATGTTTATTTTGCACAAGGAAATTTTGCTTTGGCTGTGAAAATG TATCAAAATTGCTTGCGGAAATTTTATCACAATACAGACTCTCAAATTCTTCTCTATTTAGCTCGCACTCATTATGAAGCTGAACAGTGGCAAGACTGCAAGAAAACATTACTAAGAGCTATCCATTTGGCACCTTCAAATTACACACTAAGGTTTGATGCAGGTGTTGCAATGCAAAAGTTTTCTGCATCCACCCTACAAAAGACAAAGAGGACTGCAGATGAG GTGCGTTCAACAGTTGCAGAGTTGGAGAATGCTGTTCGTATATTTAGTCAGTTGTCTGCTGCTTCTAATCTTCACCTTCATGGGTTTGATGAGAAGAAGATTAACACTCATGTTGAGTATTGCAAGCACTTACTAGATGCTGCAAAAGTACACCGTGAGGCAGCTGAGCGTGAAGAGCAACAGACTCGACAGAGACAAGAAGCTGCTCGTCAGGTTGCATTGGCTGAGGAAGCCCGTCGTAAGGCTGAAGAACAAAAGAAATTTCTG TTGGAGAGGAGAAAACAAGAGGATGAGCTAAAACGTGTGAGGCAACAGGAAGAACATTTTCAGCGTATAAAG GAGCAATGGAAGAGCAGTTCATCTAAACGACGGGAAAGGCCTGATAATGAGGATGACGAAGGCGGGCATAGTgagaagagaaggagaaagggtggaaagaggagaaagaaggaaaagagTCCAAAGTCACGTTATGATACACATGATGCAGAAGCTGACATGATGGATGATCAGGAAGagattgatgatgaagatgctAACATGAATTATCGGGAGTCACATCATACGAGCGATCAGGAAGAGTATGCAGAAGAAAATGCTCAAGATCGCCTGGCAGCTGCTGGACTTGAAGATTCAGATGCCGAGGATGAGATG